The Sphingomonas sp. KR3-1 genome contains a region encoding:
- a CDS encoding serine hydrolase, with protein sequence MFKFEDFSAIQRAVTVAGFGPALLVGCTVHGDPSLAAYMPASYGISFPFPWGDSAKAAAVQAWRPTAPAPTGLEQAIRGITGNFDGLVGVAITSVEDGWIVTSNDAARPMPQQSVSKLWVTMTVLDAVDQGRIRLDQPITITRADFTLFHQPVAALVKGDVGYTATVGEIVRRAMQMSDNTCNDKLLRLVGGPDAIRSFLARKGITGVRFGPGEKLLQAGTAGLEWKPEYSMGNSFAIARSRLSPAVRLNAYESYVKDPPDGAAAAGISVALARLKRGELLSPASTAWLIATMDGAKTGRARVHGAVPPGWTYGHKTGTGQDLGPRTAGFNDVGILTAPDGKSYALAVMIGDTRRPPQARQALMQQVAQAIVANHVSGPRVQDNADPAWKAFTGRTGK encoded by the coding sequence GTGTTTAAGTTCGAGGACTTCTCGGCAATCCAACGCGCAGTGACGGTCGCGGGCTTCGGGCCTGCGCTGCTCGTCGGCTGCACCGTGCACGGCGATCCCTCGCTCGCCGCCTACATGCCTGCCTCCTACGGCATCAGCTTCCCCTTCCCCTGGGGCGACAGCGCCAAGGCCGCCGCCGTCCAGGCCTGGCGGCCGACCGCGCCGGCGCCCACCGGGCTCGAACAGGCGATCCGCGGCATCACCGGCAATTTCGACGGGCTGGTCGGCGTGGCGATCACCAGCGTCGAGGATGGCTGGATCGTCACCTCGAACGACGCCGCGCGGCCGATGCCGCAGCAGAGCGTCTCCAAGCTGTGGGTGACGATGACCGTGCTCGACGCGGTCGACCAGGGCCGGATCCGGCTCGACCAGCCGATCACCATCACCAGGGCCGATTTCACGCTGTTCCACCAGCCCGTCGCGGCGCTGGTCAAGGGCGATGTCGGCTATACCGCGACCGTCGGCGAGATCGTGCGCCGCGCGATGCAGATGAGCGACAACACCTGCAACGACAAGCTGCTCCGGCTGGTCGGCGGGCCCGATGCGATCCGTTCCTTCCTCGCGCGCAAGGGCATCACCGGCGTGCGCTTCGGCCCCGGCGAGAAGCTGCTCCAGGCGGGCACCGCCGGGCTCGAGTGGAAGCCCGAATATTCGATGGGCAACAGCTTCGCGATCGCCCGGTCGCGCCTGTCGCCCGCCGTTCGCCTCAACGCCTATGAATCCTATGTGAAGGATCCGCCCGATGGCGCCGCTGCCGCCGGCATCTCGGTGGCGCTCGCCCGGCTCAAGCGCGGCGAGCTGCTGTCGCCGGCCTCGACCGCCTGGCTGATCGCGACGATGGACGGCGCCAAGACCGGCCGCGCCCGCGTCCACGGCGCGGTGCCGCCGGGCTGGACCTATGGCCACAAGACCGGCACCGGCCAGGACCTCGGCCCGCGCACCGCGGGCTTCAACGACGTCGGCATCCTCACCGCGCCCGACGGCAAGTCCTATGCGCTCGCGGTGATGATCGGCGACACCCGCCGGCCGCCCCAGGCGCGCCAGGCGCTGATGCAGCAGGTCGCGCAGGCGATCGTCGCCAACCATGTCAGCGGGCCGCGCGTGCAGGACAATGCCGATCCGGCCTGGAAGGCGTTCACCGGCCGCACCGGCAAATAA
- a CDS encoding 2OG-Fe(II) oxygenase — protein sequence MLDRFDWTAIAASLDAQGWAVLPGLLSPDQCAATAALYDERARFRSEVIMARHGFGRGQYRYFAYPLPEPVATLRAGLYPPLAALANLWHHRMGIAHRFPPAHADFLARCHQAGQQRPTPLLLRYGPGDYNCLHQDLYGEHVFPLQLAALLSAPGTDFTGGELVLTEQRPRMQSRAAVVPLAQGDAVVFAVHQRPVRGSRGDYRVTMRHGVSEIRAGQRHVLGIIFHDAS from the coding sequence ATGCTTGACCGTTTCGACTGGACCGCGATCGCCGCATCGCTCGACGCGCAGGGCTGGGCCGTGCTGCCCGGACTGCTTTCCCCCGACCAGTGCGCCGCGACCGCCGCGCTCTATGACGAACGCGCGCGGTTCCGCAGCGAGGTCATCATGGCGCGCCACGGCTTCGGGCGCGGCCAGTATCGCTATTTCGCCTATCCGCTGCCCGAGCCGGTCGCGACGCTCCGGGCCGGGCTCTATCCGCCGCTGGCCGCGCTCGCCAACCTCTGGCACCACCGCATGGGGATCGCGCATCGCTTCCCGCCCGCCCATGCCGATTTCCTCGCGCGCTGCCACCAGGCCGGCCAGCAGCGCCCCACCCCGCTGCTGCTTCGCTATGGCCCCGGCGACTATAATTGCCTCCACCAGGACCTGTACGGCGAGCATGTCTTCCCGCTCCAGCTCGCGGCGCTGCTCTCCGCGCCGGGCACGGACTTCACCGGCGGCGAGCTCGTGCTGACCGAGCAGCGCCCGCGGATGCAGTCGCGCGCCGCGGTGGTGCCACTGGCGCAGGGCGATGCGGTGGTGTTCGCCGTCCACCAGCGCCCGGTGCGCGGTTCAAGGGGCGACTACCGCGTCACCATGCGTCATGGCGTCAGCGAAATCCGCGCCGGGCAGCGCCATGTGCTCGGGATCATCTTCCACGACGCAAGTTGA
- the polA gene encoding DNA polymerase I codes for MPHLYLVDGSGYIFRAYHRLPPLTNKHGEPVGAVYGYTTMLWKLVDTLNKADGPTHMAVVLDKSEHTFRNEMYDQYKAHRPPAPEDLVPQFPMIRDATRAFSLPCIEEAGWEADDLIASYTKAALAQGWSVTIVSSDKDLMQLMTDPSVDMLDTMNNRRLGPADTIEKFGVGPEKLGEVLALMGDSVDNVPGVKGIGPKTAAKLIQEFGDVEGVLAATPTMKPSKMRDNLIEHAEMARLSRKLVELASDVPLPEPLEDFALQGIPDAPLRAFLEHHGFRTLINRLAAVADAPVETHETPGLEEDLPCNHDGYETVVDQAALDQWIAAAHHQGWVAIDTETTGVDATRAELVGISMCLAPNKACYIPLGHGGTDMFAEKPVQIDRAVALTRLKPLFEDPAVLKIGHNLKYDMIVLGGAYAQSGGLRLAPFDDTIVMSFDLDAGLHGHGMDELAATHLSHSCIAYKDVVGTGKSQLGFGQVDLKAATRYAAEDADVTLRLWRRFKPRLAYESSTRVYEMVDRPLVAVIAGMEREGIKVDAQVLHRLSTDFAHQIAALEEEIHGIAGFKFTIGSPKQLGDVLFDKMGIKGGRKGKSGVYSTDVNELERIAADKDSPGREMVVKVLDWRQLTKLKSTYTDALQAQINPATGRVHTSYSLTGAQTGRLSSTDPNLQNIPIRTETGRQIRDAFVAEPGNVILSADYSQIELRLAAHIADVPALREAFEQGEDIHNRTAMELFGEVNRDTRGRAKTINFAILYGISRWGLAGRLDVTPDEAHAMINRYFERFPGINRYIADTLSLAKERGYTTTLFGRKTHFPRLKASNPNERAGSERAAINAPIQGTSADIIKRAMARMGPALLEAGLPNVKMLLQVHDELVFELPEADVEAARPVIQRVMATAAEPAVKLTVPLGVEIGVGASWGAAH; via the coding sequence ATGCCTCATCTCTATCTCGTCGACGGCTCCGGCTATATCTTCCGCGCCTATCACCGGCTGCCGCCGCTCACCAACAAGCATGGCGAGCCGGTGGGGGCGGTCTATGGCTATACGACCATGCTGTGGAAGCTGGTCGATACGCTGAACAAGGCGGACGGCCCGACCCATATGGCGGTGGTGCTCGACAAGAGCGAGCACACCTTCCGCAACGAGATGTACGACCAGTACAAGGCGCACCGCCCGCCGGCGCCCGAGGACCTGGTGCCCCAGTTCCCGATGATCCGCGACGCGACGCGCGCCTTCTCGCTGCCCTGCATCGAGGAAGCCGGCTGGGAGGCGGACGACCTGATCGCCAGCTACACCAAGGCCGCGCTGGCGCAGGGCTGGAGCGTGACCATCGTCAGCTCCGACAAGGACCTGATGCAGCTGATGACCGATCCGTCGGTCGACATGCTCGATACGATGAACAACCGCCGGCTGGGCCCGGCCGACACGATCGAGAAGTTCGGCGTCGGCCCCGAGAAGCTCGGCGAAGTGCTCGCGCTGATGGGCGACAGCGTCGACAACGTGCCCGGCGTGAAGGGCATCGGCCCCAAGACCGCCGCCAAGCTGATCCAGGAATTCGGCGACGTCGAGGGGGTGCTCGCCGCCACGCCGACGATGAAGCCGTCCAAGATGCGCGACAATCTGATCGAGCATGCCGAGATGGCGCGGCTGTCGCGCAAGCTCGTCGAGCTGGCGAGCGACGTGCCGCTACCCGAGCCGCTCGAGGATTTCGCGCTGCAGGGCATCCCCGACGCGCCGCTGCGCGCGTTCCTCGAGCATCACGGCTTCCGCACGCTGATCAACCGCCTCGCCGCGGTGGCCGACGCGCCGGTCGAGACGCACGAGACGCCCGGGCTCGAGGAAGACCTGCCCTGCAACCACGACGGCTACGAGACCGTCGTCGACCAGGCCGCGCTCGACCAGTGGATCGCCGCGGCGCACCACCAGGGCTGGGTCGCGATCGACACCGAGACCACCGGCGTCGACGCCACGCGCGCCGAGCTGGTCGGCATCAGCATGTGCCTGGCGCCCAACAAGGCCTGCTACATCCCGCTCGGCCATGGCGGCACCGACATGTTCGCCGAGAAGCCGGTGCAGATCGATCGCGCGGTCGCCCTGACCCGGCTCAAGCCGCTGTTCGAAGACCCCGCCGTCCTCAAGATCGGCCACAACCTGAAGTACGACATGATCGTGCTGGGCGGCGCCTATGCGCAATCGGGCGGGCTGAGGCTGGCGCCGTTCGACGACACGATCGTGATGAGCTTCGACCTCGACGCCGGGCTGCACGGGCATGGCATGGACGAGCTCGCCGCCACCCACCTCTCGCATTCGTGCATCGCCTACAAGGACGTGGTCGGCACCGGCAAGAGCCAGCTCGGCTTCGGCCAGGTCGATCTCAAGGCCGCCACCCGCTACGCCGCCGAGGATGCCGACGTGACGCTGCGGCTGTGGCGCCGCTTCAAGCCGCGCCTCGCGTATGAAAGCTCGACGCGCGTCTACGAGATGGTCGACCGGCCGCTCGTGGCGGTGATCGCCGGCATGGAGCGCGAGGGCATCAAGGTCGACGCGCAGGTGCTCCACCGCCTCTCGACCGACTTCGCCCATCAGATCGCCGCGCTGGAGGAAGAGATCCACGGCATCGCCGGGTTCAAGTTCACCATCGGCAGCCCCAAGCAGCTCGGCGACGTGCTGTTCGACAAGATGGGGATCAAGGGCGGCCGCAAGGGCAAGTCGGGCGTCTATTCGACCGACGTCAACGAGCTCGAGCGGATCGCGGCGGACAAGGACTCCCCCGGCCGCGAGATGGTGGTCAAGGTGCTCGACTGGCGCCAGCTGACCAAGCTCAAATCGACCTATACCGACGCGCTGCAGGCACAGATCAACCCGGCGACGGGCCGCGTCCACACCAGCTACTCGCTGACCGGCGCGCAGACCGGCCGGCTGAGCTCGACCGACCCCAATCTCCAGAACATCCCGATCCGCACCGAGACCGGCCGCCAGATCCGCGACGCCTTCGTCGCCGAGCCCGGCAACGTCATCCTCTCCGCCGACTATTCGCAGATCGAGCTGCGCCTCGCCGCGCACATCGCCGACGTGCCGGCGCTGCGCGAGGCCTTCGAGCAGGGCGAGGACATCCACAACCGCACCGCGATGGAGCTGTTCGGCGAAGTGAACCGTGACACCCGCGGCCGCGCCAAGACGATCAACTTCGCGATCCTCTACGGCATCTCGCGCTGGGGCCTGGCCGGCCGCCTCGACGTGACGCCCGACGAGGCGCACGCGATGATCAACCGCTATTTCGAGCGCTTCCCCGGCATCAACCGCTACATCGCCGACACGCTCTCGCTCGCCAAGGAGCGCGGCTATACCACTACCCTGTTCGGCCGGAAGACGCATTTCCCGCGGCTCAAGGCGAGCAACCCGAACGAGCGCGCCGGCAGCGAGCGCGCGGCGATCAACGCGCCGATCCAGGGCACCAGCGCCGACATCATCAAGCGCGCGATGGCGCGGATGGGCCCGGCCTTGCTCGAAGCAGGCCTGCCCAACGTCAAGATGCTCCTCCAAGTGCATGACGAACTGGTGTTCGAGCTGCCCGAGGCCGATGTCGAGGCGGCCAGGCCGGTGATCCAGCGCGTGATGGCCACCGCCGCCGAGCCCGCGGTGAAACTCACCGTGCCGCTCGGCGTCGAGATCGGCGTCGGCGCGAGCTGGGGCGCCGCGCATTGA
- a CDS encoding lipopolysaccharide biosynthesis protein: MTDAAAPPSEDINTLAKGGRTNLLGFAIRLVARLPFLFIAGRAYGPDIVGRYAIAVLVIEFAALVATLGLKRGLAQALSKTDRPHAHVVWDAMAVALIASLLVSGVLIAFPQALFPNSPVMGLERFLPLVVVATALSDVSLAALAYRHNIGASVTARAIIEPWTISIAAWIFSYFSARDGLVLAYVASMSAAVIASLVPFVREYGLPHGWRPRLADIWSLARRNAPLAGADTIEWATRNVDRFILALLFAPGVVGIYYMAQQVSSVPQKLKSSFDPILGPVVTKALAENDRKAVAKQVYQVGFWILSAQAALAVMFSIPSEGVMGLLGKDFVAGWMALCVLLAAEVLASSGAVCETALVYIARHTNLAISVGVLLFQIALTFVLLFVARSADWPLPMLVATPAIALATALTCGSAIKAVLLRRLLGAPVVSIRPSFFAAIGIACLVGSAFMSLPHSYEWAELSLGMPAILVTYLFVIIKFGFGPEDRALFRKMPRAGEAELPVEEARG, from the coding sequence TTGACTGACGCTGCCGCCCCGCCTTCCGAGGACATCAACACGCTCGCCAAGGGCGGGCGGACCAACCTGCTGGGCTTTGCCATCCGGCTCGTCGCCCGGCTGCCCTTCCTGTTCATCGCGGGCCGCGCCTATGGCCCCGATATCGTCGGCCGCTATGCGATCGCGGTGCTGGTGATCGAGTTCGCCGCGCTGGTCGCCACGCTCGGCCTCAAGCGCGGGCTGGCGCAGGCGCTGTCGAAGACCGACCGGCCGCATGCGCATGTCGTATGGGATGCGATGGCGGTGGCGCTGATCGCCTCGCTGCTGGTCAGCGGCGTGCTGATCGCCTTCCCCCAGGCGCTGTTCCCCAACAGCCCGGTGATGGGGCTCGAGCGCTTCCTGCCGCTGGTGGTGGTGGCGACGGCGCTTTCCGACGTCTCGCTCGCCGCGCTCGCCTATCGCCACAATATCGGCGCCTCGGTGACCGCGCGCGCGATCATCGAGCCCTGGACGATCAGCATCGCCGCCTGGATCTTCTCCTATTTCTCGGCGCGCGACGGGCTGGTGCTCGCCTATGTCGCCTCGATGAGCGCGGCGGTGATCGCCTCCCTGGTGCCGTTCGTCCGCGAATATGGCCTGCCGCATGGCTGGCGGCCGCGGCTCGCCGATATCTGGTCGCTGGCCCGGCGCAACGCCCCGCTCGCCGGCGCCGACACGATCGAATGGGCGACGCGCAATGTCGACCGCTTCATCCTCGCCTTGCTGTTCGCGCCCGGCGTGGTCGGCATCTATTACATGGCGCAGCAGGTCTCGTCGGTGCCGCAGAAGCTCAAGTCGAGCTTCGATCCGATCCTCGGCCCCGTGGTGACCAAGGCGCTCGCCGAGAACGACCGCAAGGCCGTCGCCAAGCAGGTCTATCAGGTCGGCTTCTGGATCCTCAGCGCCCAGGCGGCGCTGGCGGTGATGTTCTCGATCCCCAGCGAAGGCGTGATGGGGCTGCTCGGCAAGGACTTCGTCGCGGGCTGGATGGCGCTGTGCGTGCTGCTCGCGGCCGAGGTGCTCGCCTCGTCCGGCGCGGTATGCGAAACCGCGCTCGTCTATATCGCGCGCCACACCAACCTGGCGATCTCGGTCGGCGTGCTGCTGTTCCAGATCGCGCTGACCTTCGTGCTGCTGTTCGTCGCGCGCAGCGCGGACTGGCCGCTGCCGATGCTGGTGGCGACGCCGGCGATCGCGCTGGCGACGGCGCTGACCTGCGGCTCGGCGATCAAGGCGGTGCTGCTGCGCCGGCTGCTCGGCGCGCCGGTGGTCAGCATCCGCCCGAGCTTCTTCGCCGCGATCGGCATCGCCTGCCTGGTCGGCTCGGCGTTCATGTCGCTGCCGCACAGCTATGAATGGGCCGAGCTCAGCCTCGGCATGCCCGCTATCCTGGTGACCTACCTGTTCGTGATCATCAAGTTCGGCTTCGGCCCCGAGGACCGCGCGCTGTTTCGCAAGATGCCGCGGGCGGGCGAGGCCGAGCTGCCGGTGGAAGAGGCGCGCGGATAG